In Erigeron canadensis isolate Cc75 chromosome 6, C_canadensis_v1, whole genome shotgun sequence, the following are encoded in one genomic region:
- the LOC122604524 gene encoding uncharacterized protein LOC122604524 — translation MQGGGDGSPPEESERRSHYNGDSNWLPDGWTVDFKTRKGGNSKGKQYKCYVSARGRKCYSKKQVSDYLEKIGRTEAHENTDNANRSTLDLSTEPENEVIGSSPGGPPPKLATRSNKRKSLGAEGVSAGGSGSSSVKESDAVELPWTMFCSAVSTLYYRKLLEKDPEDKRLKEKVEVAEEDVHYLRQYYSKNVPDDWNYNHETASNIVSRRDGDSGKELCYITTHLERAINAKHNRKRNCCFKQSERENRRFGAMLGCQWAKYRKTLRVENLHFSTDEVDFTERFEAFGPVLVVQFPKDPETGHCEGLAHIEFVKLAHAKAAAQSLNGTKIAGQTIKILSCADHLEALRQGEKAASLVLSYADHLREQKQQVW, via the exons ATGCAGGGAGGTGGAGATGGATCTCCTCCTGAAGAATCTGAAAGAAGGAGCCACTATAATGGTGATTCGAATTGGCTACCTGATGGATGGACCGTGGATTTCAAGACTCGAAAAGGTGGTAACAGTAAAGGAAAGCAATACAAG tgTTATGTTAGTGCTCGAGGACGCAAGTGTTATTCTAAGAAGCAAGTATCCGATTATCTTGAGAAGATTGGCAGGACAGAAGCTCATGAGAACACT gatAATGCCAATAGATCAACTTTAGACTTGTCGACGGAGCCAGAAAATGAAGTTATTGGATCGTCACCTGGAGGACCGCCTCCGAAACTGGCAACTAGAAGTAACAAGAGGAAATCCCTG GGAGCTGAAGGTGTTTCAGCTGGAGGATCTGGAAGTAGCAGTGTGAAAGAATCTG ATGCAGTTGAACTGCCCTGGACGATGTTTTGTTCTGCCGTCAGTACCCTTTATTACAGAAAACTATTGGAGAAAGACCCAGAAGATAAGCGTCTAAAGGAAAAAGTGGAAGTGGCCGAGGAAGATGTTCATTATTTGAGGCAATACTACTCGAAAAATGTGCCAGATGACTGGAATTA CAACCATGAGACTGCCAGCAACATCGTCTCCAGGAGAGATGGAGATAGTGGAAAAGAGCTGTGTTATATTACTACCCACCTGGAGAGAGCGATAAATGCGAAACATAACAGAAAGAGGAATTGCTGTT TTAAGCAATCTGAGCGAGAGAACCGCCGGTTCGGGGCCATGCTAGGTTGTCAATGGGCGAAATATCGTAAGACACTGCGTGTTGAAAATTTGCATTTTAGCACGGATGAAGTGGACTTCACGGAG AGATTTGAAGCTTTTGGCCCGGTGTTGGTTGTTCAGTTCCCAAAGGATCCTGAAACAGGACATTGTGAAGGACTTGCGCATATTGAA TTTGTTAAACTTGCACATGCAAAGGCAGCAGCACAAAGTTTAAATGGGACAAAGATAGCTGGGCAGACTATTAAG ATATTATCATGTGCTGATCATCTTGAGGCACTACGCCAGGGAGAAAAAGCAGCAAGTTTG GTATTATCATATGCTGATCATCTTAGGGAGCAAAAGCAACAGGTTTGGTGA